Genomic segment of Panicum virgatum strain AP13 chromosome 2K, P.virgatum_v5, whole genome shotgun sequence:
taaagaatAAAAAACTAGCTTACGGGAATTGTTGGGCGTGCTGCGCTGCACCTCCTGTGGGCTTGCTGTGACGCACACGTCCACGTGGGCTGTCTGGCCCAGCTGTGCTGGTGCTGCGCGCCACCGCGTGGGCTGCTGCGCGCCGGCCCACCTTACTGCTGGCGCGCCTGAATCTTTCAGACGATGGTTGATGAATTTGTAGCCCGCGCGATACATAGCTGTACCGGTACAGCTCACTCGCGGGGCGGCCGACGAGAACGTCAACCGATAAACGCGGCGGGCATCTACACGCGATGCATAATTCGCGTCGCATTTGATGCGAGACGGAGGAGCGGCAAAGGAAACCAACAAGCTAGGACCGGCCTCCGCTGCCAGCACGCCTGCGCTGCAACTGCAAGGGGCAATGGCGCTCGCGTGTGCGCTCAGCGCCAAGTTGCAACGCGCGGCCGCAGGAAATCCACACGGGACAGTGGTAGTCTGGTAGACCTGCATGGCACCAGGCGAAGCGTCGAACCCAGATCTCTGGCACTGGCAGTGGCTGCCCATCACGGCCCAATCTTGGGAAATTGATCGGGTGGACGAAGGGCGGGGCGCGAACCCTCCCCGGCGGTGCGTGGTTTTATTTCACGACGAGGGCCCCCCGTGCTGTTGCCTCCTCAATCAGCTAGCTCCCTGATCTTGTATTCTTGTAGTCGATCAAGCCCCGATTCCAAGCCTAGCTCGATCGCTAGCCGCCGCAACCAACCGCGTCTGCATGTCATTGCACAATTCAACCGCAACGTTCGTTGATCACGAATGAATAATCAGGCCGGTCCAGGAATCTAGAACGCGGGGGGAAAAGATGTAGGAAATTAAACCCGGTTTATTAGCTGATCAGGAACGGTCATACTGGATTCGTTAGCTTGTACAGTATACCGGATCTCTTGGCCCATCCGTTGGTAGTCCTGCTGGTCCATCGCCCACGTTTCTAGCATCTACGTTACAGCAACCTGCGGTGTCTGTCTTTGCACGGTGAATAGTGGAACGGCGGCAACGAGATCCGGTGGAGCTCTACGGCTCTGCGCTCCGACAGGACTACCAGATTCCGGTGAGCTTACGAGTTCAAGTAGTCTGCAATTCCGAGTTCCAGTAGTTTGCGATCCAGTGCCGGCCCGATATATATAAACAAATTCAGAATTGTTCCTGATTCTATTTTGTTCTACTACTAATAAGATCGGTTCCATCCAGACTCCTTCCCGGATGGAGGTGGGCGCAACGGCGGCGGCCTACCTCCCCGACGACCTCGTCGTCGACATCCTCGCGCGGCTGCCGGCCAAGTCGCTCTGCCGCTTCAAGTGCGTCTCGCGGCGCTGGCGCGCCCTCATCTCTGACAAGTTTTCTTCCGCCGCGCAGACCCTGTCGGGCTTCTTCGTCTCCCGCGCCCCCGCCTGGCGCTTCACCGTCCTGCCGTCGTCCGTTACTCCTCCCGGTGGTGGAACCGGTGGCCTGCCTCCGGTGGAcgcctccctctccttcctcccccctAGCTGCGTGGAGGGGGAGATCAAGATGCTGGACTCGTGCaactggctcctcctcctcctctgctcggAGGACGAGCGCCCGTGCGGTCCCACGCCTCCGTTCTACATCGTGTGCAACCCCGCCACCgggggattttttttatttttaacctatttttcaattttattttaaaaataatccACATGGATATATATTTGTAGATCTAATCCTTTTGGTGGCGCCGGTCTGCGTGGCGTGACAAAAACacgctgtcgcgccacatgcattggcgTGACAAGATGTGCCACGTTGGCACGCTTCGGAGCGCTCGGAAGTGGTCTGTCAGCTCATATTTCACGTGTCGaccttgtcacgccactccCACCGGCGTGACAGTACAGCTTTGTCACGCCATCCCCGTTGGCGTGACAAGGTCTGACTttagaaaaatcatatctttttcatacaaactcggatggagatgatgtttatacgaaaattataactctcaacgagatctacaactttgtagttttgaatttttttcatttgaagtcattaagatggttaaataattgatttaaacttttgacagcatattaatcactttacctctatcggatcatctataacttgacatgtttatcatggttctacaaattaagttctatataatgtttgatatatgaaataatatggACTAACGAATAATAGTTCGATAAAAGatacaatgagaaatcaaactatATCATCCTTGTGTATGAAATATAATGCAACACCCTAGATATTAATTATAGCTATAAGTCAGATCAagtatttttttgaaagattaagaTCTTAAAATATaataacagtttgaaaaaaatacaaatgTGTAAGTTTTATACTATTAAGTGGTTTAGATAAAATGAGTACTTTGTTGTTCTCCATTTTATGGCCTTCTTTTCACTGTATCTTTTTTGGTCAGCGCAACGCTTATCGATTGCACTGCTTGGTTTGGCTAGCCAAGATCATCGCTCAAGGTGTCTCCATGGTCCCACCACTCTggatatatattatattaataagcaAGTGTtgttatagaaaaaaaaagagccacCATGTTCGTCGAGAGGGTCTAAAAATTtatacattaatctaaaaaggaGAAGGATTTACACAATTGGATTTTACGAAGAACTAATGATCTAAACTGACTCAAGAGGCCATATCATATACAATTGAAAAATATCTAATTTCATAATTaaagaattaaaaaaattagaatataATTATAGAGTCCATACCGAATACAAAAATTCGTCAGACTTTCCCACCCAAACAAGACTACGCCGTATGGCACGTCTAATGGGGATCAAAATAGGTTGATCCTGATAGATGGAAGTAAAATGATGGGGCATGATGATGGGGTCAAAACAACATAATATATGGATGCAAAAGAATGACACAATTATTGATTGTTTTATATGCTTA
This window contains:
- the LOC120695545 gene encoding putative F-box protein At1g47300 — protein: MEVGATAAAYLPDDLVVDILARLPAKSLCRFKCVSRRWRALISDKFSSAAQTLSGFFVSRAPAWRFTVLPSSVTPPGGGTGGLPPVDASLSFLPPSCVEGEIKMLDSCNWLLLLLCSEDERPCDLILLVAPVCVA